Part of the Archocentrus centrarchus isolate MPI-CPG fArcCen1 chromosome 4, fArcCen1, whole genome shotgun sequence genome is shown below.
atgcaaaatatcgtTTATTTTCGTTATcgacaaaattacagaaaatatcgagatattttttgtcaatatcgcacaACCCGATTCTGTACTAAGGTTCACGTGTTCCTCAttcatacacaaaaaaaactctACACCCCTGGTGTTTTACCTCCGTTATCTCCTGTGTCTTTAGTGGTGGATAACTTGAGGGCAGCACTTTCCAAACTGGAATGTCGGGTTGCGGTTCTGGAGAAGTCTCCTGCGGCCGTCAGcccagctcctgctccttcagTCCCCTACACAAATGTGAGTTTATTCACACTGCTTTTGTGCACTTtcagcattcatttttttcataatcCATAAATTCGTTTTTCTTATGGTGTTCAGGGCACTACTGTCCAGCACAAGACCACTACCCCGgttaaagaggaggaggaggaggaggaggaggaggatgacgaTGATATCGATCTGTTTGGtagtgatgaagatgaagaggcAGAGAAACTCAAAGAACAGAGATTGAAAGAGTACGCAGAGAAAAAGGCCAAGAAGCCTGCCATTATCGCCAAGTCCTCCATCTTATTGGATGTCAAGCCTGTAAGTCTGAACTGATATAAATTATCACTGCGTCCCTCTCGAGCCTGAATTATTCgattatgaaaaacaaactgactcCAAGCCTCCTGTTTTCCTTTAGTGGGATGACGAAACGGACATGGCGAAGCTGGAGGAGTGTGTGCGCTCGGTGCAGGCCGACGGTCTGTTATGGGGGACGTCCAAACTGGTTCCTGTTGGTTACGGCATCAAGAAGCTCCAGATCGCTTGTGTGGTCGAGGACGACAAAGTGGGAACAGACATGTTGGAGGAGGAGATCACCAAGTTTGAAGATTACGTAAGTCCTGTGCAGTACACTAATTTCTGTAAAGGTCTCATAGACCGGCTGGGCTTGCAGAACTCTTCACCGCAGGAAATGCTGATTGAATtcatatttatatagtgctttaacCTGCAAGGAAAAGACCCACAAAATAAGAGAGAAAACCTCAACAGTCCCCCTAGGAAGAACACACCACTGAGGGGAAAGGGAAGAGCAATAAGGAGAGCAGACGAGGAgatgtcattttgactgttgtttggtgctgtataaataaaattgaattgaactgttgGTAGGATTAGGG
Proteins encoded:
- the eef1db gene encoding eukaryotic translation elongation factor 1 delta b (guanine nucleotide exchange protein) isoform X3, giving the protein MSAVDFLAQEKIWFDKPRYDEAERRFYEHVNGSPQTTKNVGANTILQDIARARENIQKSLAGLKTTLCNRGSGQPPISQHSQLSTGSSSIGSSTADHGEFISRIKSLELENQSLHKVVDNLRAALSKLECRVAVLEKSPAAVSPAPAPSVPYTNGTTVQHKTTTPVKEEEEEEEEEDDDDIDLFGSDEDEEAEKLKEQRLKEYAEKKAKKPAIIAKSSILLDVKPWDDETDMAKLEECVRSVQADGLLWGTSKLVPVGYGIKKLQIACVVEDDKVGTDMLEEEITKFEDYVQSVDVAAFNKI